One Turneriella parva DSM 21527 genomic region harbors:
- the recF gene encoding DNA replication/repair protein RecF (All proteins in this family for which functions are known are DNA-binding proteins that assist the filamentation of RecA onto DNA for the initiation of recombination or recombinational repair.) codes for MASEPHQIKVTSLSLVNFRNSEKSAYTFSDGLIFITGMNGAGKTTILEALGLTSFLKSFRFAMDREMIRFGATFYRTEVGFTAPSGNHRIAISFGRNPDDAKAALVKKYAIDGRTNERAAAIIGRIPSVVLSPDDLRIVAGDHTERRRFIDLLLSMLYPGYFTALQNYQRALKMRSQLLKNRPDEGVLTAIDRELAAAGVEILLKRRQFIPEFAMPFAASVSKISLAKDTWQLQYQGETKQVESAADYAAMLKEHRANDLRLRQTTSGVHRDRLFFLGPNGADHDIRTVGSQGQKRTAALALKLAQFDYMQQKSGTRPVLLIDDVLNELDLTRRASFVDFLGGVGQVFFTTTDLIGMQDFLKGLGQAAPVQNIEL; via the coding sequence GTGGCGTCTGAACCGCACCAGATAAAAGTCACCAGCCTTTCGCTTGTCAATTTTCGCAACAGCGAAAAGTCTGCGTACACATTTTCAGACGGATTGATTTTTATCACCGGCATGAACGGCGCCGGCAAAACGACGATTCTTGAAGCATTAGGATTAACCTCTTTTCTGAAATCGTTTCGCTTTGCGATGGATCGCGAAATGATACGGTTCGGCGCAACCTTCTACCGCACCGAAGTCGGCTTCACGGCGCCGAGCGGCAACCACCGTATTGCGATCAGCTTCGGCCGAAACCCCGACGACGCAAAAGCGGCTCTGGTCAAAAAATACGCCATCGACGGCCGAACGAACGAACGCGCTGCAGCGATTATCGGGCGTATACCCAGCGTCGTGCTCTCGCCCGACGACCTGCGCATCGTCGCCGGCGATCACACCGAACGGCGACGCTTCATTGATCTTCTGCTTTCGATGCTGTATCCTGGTTATTTTACCGCGCTACAGAACTACCAGCGCGCGCTCAAGATGCGCAGCCAGCTCTTGAAGAACCGGCCCGACGAAGGCGTGCTCACGGCGATTGACCGCGAGCTTGCGGCAGCCGGGGTCGAAATTCTTTTGAAACGCCGGCAGTTTATTCCCGAATTTGCCATGCCGTTTGCAGCGAGTGTCAGCAAGATTTCCCTTGCCAAAGACACGTGGCAGCTGCAATACCAGGGCGAAACGAAGCAGGTTGAGTCTGCCGCCGATTATGCGGCTATGCTGAAAGAGCACCGGGCGAACGATTTGCGGCTGCGGCAAACGACGAGCGGCGTGCACCGTGACCGGCTGTTTTTTCTCGGCCCCAATGGTGCCGACCATGACATTCGTACCGTCGGTTCGCAGGGGCAAAAGCGCACCGCGGCGCTCGCGCTTAAGCTTGCGCAGTTCGACTATATGCAGCAAAAATCGGGCACGCGACCAGTGCTGCTGATCGACGATGTACTCAATGAACTCGATCTCACGCGCCGCGCGAGTTTCGTCGACTTTTTGGGCGGGGTTGGCCAGGTGTTCTTTACGACCACCGACCTCATCGGTATGCAGGATTTTCTGAAAGGCCTCGGGCAGGCTGCCCCGGTGCAGAATATTGAACTATGA
- a CDS encoding acyl-CoA dehydrogenase family protein, with protein sequence MSTNKGLLDFNLSDELVEVGELIRNICEKEIVPRRAALDEKEEYPFEIFAKFKEAGLPGIMYDAEYGGMGADLFASIVFSEIVSEYCLGVNTAISATKLGALPIEHGGTEEQKKKYLSAFASGEKIGAFGLTEPNAGSDVPNLSTTAVKKGDRYILNGTKQWISNAGVADVYTIFALTDKSKGPRGMSCFIVEKGTKGLSYGKLEQKMGIRCSHTRQVIMEDVEVPEENLVGLKPNRGFIHAFQTLSSSRPAVAASAVGLATGAYKEAVKYARQREQFGKNIINFQAVQHMLADMATRIEQARLITYRAAKYAMAGHPEAAKFSAMAKYAASETAVAVANDALQLHGGYGFTKDYPIEKMYRDAKILTIYEGTSQIQKNEIGAYIIKESATMK encoded by the coding sequence ATGAGCACAAACAAAGGCCTGTTGGATTTTAACCTTTCTGATGAACTCGTCGAAGTCGGCGAGCTGATTCGCAACATCTGTGAAAAAGAGATTGTGCCGCGGCGTGCGGCACTCGACGAAAAAGAAGAATATCCGTTTGAAATCTTCGCAAAATTCAAAGAAGCCGGCCTGCCTGGCATCATGTACGACGCCGAATACGGCGGTATGGGCGCTGACCTCTTTGCTTCGATCGTCTTTTCTGAAATCGTGAGCGAGTACTGTCTCGGCGTCAACACGGCAATTTCAGCGACCAAACTCGGTGCGCTACCAATCGAACACGGCGGCACAGAAGAACAAAAGAAGAAATACCTTAGCGCGTTCGCCAGCGGTGAAAAGATCGGTGCATTCGGCCTCACCGAGCCGAACGCCGGTTCAGACGTGCCGAACCTCTCGACCACGGCCGTCAAGAAGGGCGACCGCTATATTCTGAACGGCACCAAACAGTGGATCTCGAACGCAGGCGTGGCTGACGTCTACACGATCTTCGCGCTGACTGATAAGTCGAAAGGCCCGCGCGGTATGTCTTGCTTCATCGTAGAGAAGGGCACGAAAGGCCTTTCATATGGTAAGCTCGAGCAGAAAATGGGCATCCGCTGCTCGCATACGCGCCAGGTGATTATGGAAGATGTCGAAGTGCCAGAAGAAAACCTGGTGGGTCTGAAGCCCAACCGTGGTTTTATTCACGCGTTTCAGACGCTCAGCTCGTCACGCCCGGCAGTCGCGGCTTCGGCAGTTGGCCTTGCGACAGGCGCCTATAAAGAGGCGGTGAAATACGCGCGCCAGCGCGAGCAGTTCGGCAAAAACATCATCAACTTTCAGGCGGTGCAGCATATGCTCGCCGACATGGCGACGCGCATCGAGCAGGCACGCCTGATCACCTACCGCGCGGCGAAGTACGCAATGGCCGGTCACCCTGAAGCCGCGAAATTCTCAGCGATGGCAAAATACGCCGCGTCTGAAACAGCAGTCGCCGTGGCGAACGACGCACTGCAGCTGCACGGTGGCTATGGTTTTACCAAAGACTACCCAATTGAAAAGATGTACCGGGATGCAAAGATTCTGACTATCTATGAAGGCACGAGCCAGATTCAGAAGAATGAAATCGGCGCGTACATTATTAAAGAATCAGCGACCATGAAATAA
- a CDS encoding TraB/GumN family protein, translating to MRSLSIFFGFAFFASALPAQSADRYFFYKATKDSATFYILGSMHMGKPDDADYPAKVYEALNASRLFILEGEVRKEKIRTPDLSLTYLPEGKTLRQYLTKSENEKYRKVGETLGVDVALVDRYQPWFVEFMFGYRLAFNAGFVLEYGTEHRLLRYIDRHIEKEKKPRVFTLEGNDEVLRYMHELSLKDQLQRFRAFLVYSERVGTSNVLEMQKYWREGDDANVLKIFHYYDSKDAASAKYTQVLLYDRNARMAERLNLIARYEGTSFVVTGALHLIGPQNILEHLKQAGFKIERL from the coding sequence ATGCGTTCTTTGTCTATTTTTTTCGGCTTTGCATTTTTTGCGTCGGCGCTGCCCGCGCAGAGCGCAGACCGTTACTTCTTTTATAAGGCGACCAAAGACAGCGCGACGTTCTACATTCTCGGCTCTATGCACATGGGAAAACCCGACGATGCCGACTATCCGGCGAAGGTCTACGAAGCGTTGAACGCGAGCCGCCTCTTTATTCTCGAGGGTGAAGTGCGCAAAGAGAAGATCCGCACGCCTGACCTCAGCCTTACCTACCTGCCCGAAGGCAAGACGCTCAGGCAATACCTGACAAAATCTGAAAACGAAAAATACCGCAAGGTCGGCGAAACGCTCGGTGTCGATGTTGCTCTGGTCGACCGCTACCAACCGTGGTTCGTCGAATTCATGTTTGGCTACCGGCTCGCCTTTAACGCGGGTTTTGTGCTCGAATATGGCACCGAACACCGTCTGCTGCGCTACATCGATCGCCATATTGAAAAAGAAAAAAAACCGCGCGTGTTTACCCTCGAAGGCAACGACGAGGTGCTGCGCTACATGCACGAGCTGAGCCTCAAAGACCAGTTGCAGCGCTTTCGCGCGTTCTTGGTTTATTCTGAACGCGTCGGTACAAGCAACGTTCTTGAAATGCAAAAATACTGGCGCGAGGGCGACGATGCGAATGTGCTCAAAATTTTTCATTACTATGACAGCAAAGATGCCGCGAGTGCGAAATATACGCAGGTGCTGCTCTACGACCGCAACGCGCGCATGGCTGAAAGGCTGAACCTGATTGCGCGCTACGAAGGCACGAGTTTCGTGGTCACCGGCGCGCTTCACCTGATCGGGCCGCAGAATATTCTCGAGCACCTGAAGCAGGCGGGCTTCAAAATTGAGCGCCTATGA
- a CDS encoding ATP-binding protein encodes MNKWGCSKCDGLGYRTQAQLTHKRATRVLEICDCVETLCRECPGDKTPPYVYLDEKTRKILPCECKTPRDTLSRVRDLFNQSNIPQKYKFARLAEFNLQPPYPNPTKAPELEAARRQATIALTAAFDRARLFIEAQKKLQESARSVVPADLKGLLLIGPPGTGKSLLAAMILNELIIGQRRTCRYIKISRDFFQQLRATFSNDSGTYGRTDSVFNEIARQDVLVIDDFGIQSDSDWEQRMLYDLVDARYESELPTIITSNIDLDAVRNLFKGRIYSRFTEMLHTVEFFNVRDYRGDILANS; translated from the coding sequence ATGAATAAATGGGGATGCAGTAAGTGCGACGGCCTTGGTTACCGCACTCAGGCTCAACTGACGCACAAACGGGCCACCCGGGTGCTTGAGATCTGTGACTGCGTTGAGACGCTCTGCCGTGAATGCCCGGGTGACAAAACGCCCCCGTATGTTTATCTCGACGAGAAGACCCGGAAGATTCTGCCGTGCGAATGCAAAACACCGCGCGACACACTCTCACGGGTGCGTGACCTGTTCAACCAATCGAATATTCCGCAGAAGTACAAATTCGCGCGGCTTGCCGAATTTAATCTGCAGCCGCCATACCCGAACCCGACGAAAGCCCCCGAACTCGAGGCGGCGCGCAGGCAGGCCACGATTGCATTGACTGCAGCGTTCGACCGTGCGCGCCTCTTTATCGAGGCGCAGAAGAAACTGCAAGAATCGGCGCGTTCAGTCGTGCCCGCAGACCTGAAGGGCCTGCTGCTCATCGGGCCGCCGGGTACTGGCAAGTCGCTTTTGGCCGCGATGATTCTGAACGAGCTGATCATTGGCCAGCGCCGCACCTGCCGTTATATCAAGATTTCACGCGACTTCTTTCAGCAGTTGCGGGCGACCTTCAGCAACGATTCAGGCACCTATGGCCGCACCGATTCAGTGTTCAATGAGATTGCGCGCCAAGACGTGCTCGTGATCGATGACTTTGGCATACAGTCTGACAGCGATTGGGAGCAGCGCATGCTCTATGACCTCGTCGATGCGCGCTATGAAAGCGAGCTGCCGACAATTATCACTTCGAACATCGATCTTGATGCGGTGCGCAATCTTTTCAAGGGCCGAATCTATTCGCGCTTTACCGAAATGCTGCACACCGTTGAATTCTTCAATGTGCGCGACTACCGTGGCGATATACTGGCAAATTCGTAA
- a CDS encoding 1-deoxy-D-xylulose-5-phosphate reductoisomerase yields MKRKFILFGATGSIGDSTLDILRQRSDDFELVGFTWHQNSDKARAIQAEFKVAHAFSTSADDAADKTSRLLDIPHDFVIIAIVGAAGVTTTLEAANRGETILLANKESLVIAGEIVMAAAKAHGATILPVDSEHSSLFRLLATQRSFAETDTVYLTASGGPLLHVSGEEFYNASKALVLKHPTWVMGPKITVDSAGLTNKALEIIEAHYLFDLPYEKIQAVIHPQSYVHAMVGHADGTIIQHVSYPDMKYPIAYAMYYPGVPAKTVLAKAPQNYPGFEFYAVDETKFRSYALGRKAGVLGKYYPAVYNAANEAAVAAFLGDTIRFGEIPELIERAMATQFSDYDYTTIAGLTEFDRAARSAVMKQVLTV; encoded by the coding sequence ATGAAACGCAAATTCATCTTATTCGGAGCCACAGGCTCCATCGGCGACTCGACGCTCGATATTCTCAGGCAACGCAGCGACGATTTTGAACTCGTCGGTTTCACATGGCACCAGAACAGCGACAAGGCCAGAGCCATTCAGGCGGAGTTCAAAGTCGCCCATGCCTTTTCGACTTCGGCAGACGACGCCGCTGACAAGACTTCACGCCTGCTCGACATACCGCATGACTTCGTTATTATCGCAATCGTTGGCGCCGCCGGCGTGACAACCACGCTTGAAGCCGCCAACCGCGGCGAAACAATTCTGCTCGCGAACAAAGAAAGCCTCGTCATCGCCGGCGAAATTGTCATGGCTGCTGCAAAAGCGCACGGCGCGACCATCTTGCCCGTTGATTCAGAACATTCGAGCCTATTTCGCCTGCTCGCGACGCAGCGCAGCTTTGCCGAAACCGACACCGTCTACCTGACAGCGAGCGGCGGCCCGCTGCTTCACGTCTCAGGTGAAGAGTTTTACAATGCCTCGAAAGCTTTGGTACTTAAACACCCCACCTGGGTGATGGGCCCGAAAATCACTGTAGACTCCGCCGGGCTCACGAACAAAGCGCTCGAGATTATCGAAGCGCATTATCTGTTCGACCTGCCTTATGAAAAAATTCAGGCCGTGATTCACCCCCAGAGTTATGTGCATGCGATGGTCGGGCATGCTGATGGCACCATCATTCAGCACGTGAGCTATCCTGACATGAAATACCCGATTGCCTACGCGATGTATTACCCGGGGGTGCCGGCAAAAACCGTTCTGGCGAAAGCCCCGCAGAATTATCCGGGGTTTGAATTTTATGCGGTCGATGAAACGAAATTCAGGTCATATGCGCTCGGGCGTAAGGCCGGGGTGCTCGGCAAATATTATCCGGCTGTGTACAATGCCGCGAACGAGGCCGCAGTGGCTGCATTTCTGGGTGATACTATTCGTTTTGGTGAGATACCCGAGCTCATCGAACGCGCGATGGCGACGCAGTTTTCTGATTACGATTACACGACAATTGCGGGCCTCACAGAATTCGATAGGGCAGCGCGCAGCGCGGTGATGAAGCAGGTATTGACAGTATGA
- a CDS encoding phosphatidate cytidylyltransferase → MGETPKRVISGLTLAGMFIFCITWQGMYMFPLYLFVLAFAILGIIEFYKLAEAKIGTPIPKTLGVISTVVLMTLVYLAWQANYYVKGMPLYSESIKNALNLLKFNYALLGGLAFVFLFSVMKVQLLKNRVENSLLILAIYTLSVIYIPFTFSHVFLLYSLEHGLFYVWIVAWATAMADTGGYFMGRTFGRNKVGFAVSPNKTYEGYILGGFMQIGLVVLFYHVAKANFTVPEYSYVEIALFGFVTYLASILGDLSESLIKRDAGIKDSGNLIPGHGGVLDLLDAMLITIPAAYYYFYVVQELRRL, encoded by the coding sequence ATGGGCGAAACTCCGAAACGAGTCATCAGCGGCCTGACGCTGGCGGGCATGTTCATCTTCTGCATCACCTGGCAGGGCATGTACATGTTTCCTCTCTATCTGTTCGTGTTGGCTTTTGCCATTTTAGGCATTATTGAATTCTATAAACTGGCCGAAGCCAAAATCGGCACCCCAATACCCAAAACCCTGGGGGTCATCAGCACGGTTGTGCTCATGACGCTCGTCTACCTCGCCTGGCAGGCGAACTATTATGTGAAAGGAATGCCCCTATATAGCGAAAGCATCAAGAATGCGCTCAATCTGCTGAAGTTCAACTATGCCCTTTTAGGCGGGCTCGCGTTCGTCTTCTTGTTTTCGGTCATGAAAGTGCAGCTGCTCAAGAATCGTGTCGAGAACTCGCTGCTGATTCTCGCGATTTATACCCTTTCAGTCATTTATATACCATTCACCTTTTCACACGTGTTTCTTCTCTATAGTCTCGAACACGGCCTGTTCTATGTCTGGATAGTCGCCTGGGCAACGGCGATGGCCGACACGGGGGGCTATTTTATGGGCCGCACGTTCGGCCGCAATAAAGTGGGTTTTGCGGTCAGCCCGAACAAAACCTACGAAGGTTACATTCTGGGCGGTTTCATGCAGATCGGGCTCGTGGTATTGTTCTACCACGTGGCGAAAGCGAATTTCACCGTGCCCGAATATTCGTATGTTGAAATTGCCCTGTTTGGCTTTGTGACATACCTTGCCTCGATTCTGGGCGACCTGTCAGAATCACTGATCAAACGCGACGCGGGCATTAAAGACTCGGGCAACCTGATACCCGGCCACGGCGGCGTGCTCGACCTGCTCGATGCAATGCTGATCACCATACCCGCTGCGTATTACTATTTCTACGTTGTGCAAGAATTAAGGAGACTTTGA